One window of Leptotrichia sp. oral taxon 498 genomic DNA carries:
- the xseA gene encoding exodeoxyribonuclease VII large subunit produces the protein MEATVFSVSEINFEVKQYLEGTNTFKNIFIQGEISNITYYSSGHLYFTLKDAGASVKCAIFRYKYRGVPVDLKEGEQVKIRGNVTLYERSGSYQIVADFLERTNSIGSLYEKMEMLKRKYNEKGYFDSSQKKLLPKLPTNVGVVTAATGAAIRDIVNTAHKRFPNVNIFLYPAKVQGDGAAQEIVSGIEFFNRAKNFEEKNKICVDTVIVGRGGGSIEDLWAFNEEIVIEAIHQSEIPIISSVGHEIDNLLSDLVADRRAATPTQAAEILIPEKKNLIEELNNKKNGLTKILQNRVTLMRKELEQKKNNYYIKNFLNILDDKKMEIIEKEKILIKELKRILKKAEEKLEYRKQQINKIDLKKEIFKRKENLREKEKNINFAIKNILNDAKKNLQYKKLKISKYSVQDILNLGYTITRKNGKIVKRGIELSKNDAVEVQFKDVRRKMKVD, from the coding sequence CAAATATAACTTATTACAGTTCAGGACATCTGTATTTTACTCTAAAAGACGCTGGAGCTAGCGTGAAATGTGCAATTTTTAGATATAAGTACCGTGGAGTTCCTGTGGATTTAAAAGAGGGGGAACAAGTGAAAATAAGGGGGAATGTTACTCTTTATGAAAGAAGTGGAAGTTATCAGATTGTCGCCGATTTTCTTGAGAGAACTAATTCAATTGGCTCACTTTATGAAAAAATGGAAATGTTAAAGCGAAAATATAATGAAAAGGGCTATTTTGACAGTAGCCAAAAAAAATTGCTTCCAAAACTTCCAACAAATGTGGGAGTTGTGACAGCTGCGACAGGAGCTGCAATTCGAGACATAGTAAATACAGCTCACAAAAGATTTCCAAATGTGAATATCTTTCTTTATCCTGCAAAAGTTCAAGGAGATGGGGCGGCACAGGAAATTGTGAGTGGAATTGAGTTTTTCAATAGGGCTAAAAATTTTGAAGAAAAGAATAAAATTTGTGTAGATACAGTCATTGTCGGACGTGGAGGTGGAAGTATTGAGGATTTGTGGGCTTTTAATGAAGAAATCGTGATAGAAGCGATTCACCAGTCTGAAATTCCGATTATTTCGTCAGTTGGACACGAAATTGACAATTTACTATCGGACTTAGTGGCTGATAGACGTGCTGCAACTCCAACTCAAGCTGCAGAAATTTTGATTCCTGAAAAGAAAAATTTGATTGAGGAATTGAATAATAAAAAAAATGGACTTACTAAAATTTTACAAAATCGTGTAACTTTGATGAGAAAAGAATTGGAGCAAAAGAAAAATAACTACTATATAAAAAATTTCTTGAATATTTTAGACGACAAAAAAATGGAAATTATTGAAAAAGAGAAAATTTTAATAAAAGAACTTAAAAGAATTTTGAAAAAAGCTGAGGAAAAGTTAGAATACAGAAAACAGCAAATTAATAAAATTGATTTAAAAAAAGAGATTTTTAAGCGAAAAGAAAACTTGAGAGAAAAAGAGAAAAATATAAATTTTGCGATAAAAAATATTTTGAATGACGCAAAAAAAAATTTGCAGTATAAAAAACTAAAAATTTCTAAATATTCTGTTCAGGATATTTTGAATTTAGGATATACAATTACGAGAAAAAATGGAAAAATTGTGAAAAGGGGAATTGAGCTTAGCAAGAATGATGCTGTGGAAGTTCAGTTTAAAGATGTGAGAAGAAAAATGAAAGTTGATTAA